A portion of the Desulfovermiculus halophilus DSM 18834 genome contains these proteins:
- the atpD gene encoding F0F1 ATP synthase subunit beta: MSQNVGKISQVIGAVVDLEFPEGKLPSIRNAVRIKDPSRSDQDELIVEVAQQLGDNIVRCIAMDATEGLVRGMEAEDTGAAITVPVGEPSLGRILNVVGRPVDEAGEVKSENYYPIHRPAPTFADQSTDVELLETGVKVIDLLIPFPKGGKMGLFGGAGVGKTVILMEMINNIAKQHGGKSVFAGVGERTREGNDLYLEMKEAGVLPNAALVYGQMNEPPGARARVALTALTAAEYFRDEQGEDVLLFIDNIFRFTQANMEVSALLGRMPSAVGYQPTLGTDLGELQERITSTQKGSITSVQAIYVPADDLTDPAPATTFSHLDGTLVLSRQIAELGIYPAVDPLDSTSRILDPNVLGTEHYQTARQVQMILQKYKELQDIIAILGMEELSDEDQLTVARARRIQRFLSQPFHVAEQFTGIPGAYVKTEETVRAFKEILEGKHDDLPENAFYLVGTIEEAREKAEKMQ, encoded by the coding sequence ATGAGTCAGAATGTAGGAAAGATATCGCAGGTCATCGGAGCTGTCGTCGACCTGGAGTTTCCAGAAGGGAAATTGCCGAGCATCCGCAATGCAGTTCGGATCAAGGATCCCAGCCGCTCGGACCAAGATGAGCTGATCGTCGAGGTTGCCCAGCAGCTGGGAGACAATATCGTCCGCTGTATCGCCATGGACGCGACCGAAGGGCTGGTTCGCGGGATGGAGGCCGAGGATACCGGCGCCGCGATCACGGTCCCTGTTGGCGAGCCCTCTTTGGGCCGGATCCTAAACGTTGTCGGCCGCCCGGTGGACGAGGCCGGCGAGGTCAAGTCCGAGAACTATTACCCCATTCATCGTCCGGCCCCGACCTTTGCCGATCAGAGCACGGATGTGGAGCTGTTGGAGACCGGGGTCAAGGTCATCGATCTGCTCATACCCTTTCCCAAGGGCGGAAAGATGGGCCTGTTCGGGGGCGCCGGTGTGGGCAAGACGGTTATCCTGATGGAGATGATCAACAACATCGCCAAGCAGCACGGAGGGAAGTCCGTGTTTGCCGGAGTCGGGGAACGAACCCGGGAAGGAAACGATCTGTATCTGGAGATGAAGGAGGCCGGCGTCCTGCCCAACGCCGCCCTGGTCTACGGACAGATGAACGAGCCTCCGGGAGCCCGGGCCAGGGTCGCCCTGACCGCTCTGACCGCGGCCGAGTACTTCCGGGATGAGCAGGGCGAGGACGTGCTTCTGTTCATCGACAATATCTTCCGCTTCACCCAGGCCAACATGGAAGTGTCCGCTCTCTTGGGACGGATGCCCTCTGCTGTGGGCTATCAGCCCACACTGGGCACCGACCTGGGTGAACTGCAGGAGCGGATTACCTCCACTCAAAAGGGGTCTATCACCTCGGTTCAGGCCATTTATGTCCCGGCCGACGACCTGACCGACCCCGCTCCGGCCACCACCTTCTCCCATCTGGACGGGACCCTGGTTCTTTCCCGGCAGATCGCGGAGCTGGGCATCTATCCGGCGGTTGATCCCCTGGACTCCACCTCCAGGATTCTGGACCCCAATGTCCTGGGGACCGAGCACTATCAGACCGCCCGGCAGGTACAGATGATCCTCCAGAAATACAAGGAGCTGCAGGACATTATCGCCATTCTGGGCATGGAAGAGCTTTCGGACGAGGACCAGCTGACCGTGGCCCGGGCCCGTCGCATTCAGCGCTTTCTGTCCCAGCCGTTCCATGTTGCCGAACAATTCACGGGAATTCCAGGAGCCTATGTAAAGACTGAAGAAACTGTGCGGGCCTTTAAGGAAATCCTGGAAGGCAAGCACGACGATCTCCCGGAAAACGCCTTCTACTTGGTGGGCACAATCGAGGAAGCCAGGGAAAAGGCTGAAAAGATGCAATAA
- the atpH gene encoding ATP synthase F1 subunit delta, with translation MREQVIAKRYARALFAIGQEQGGEELKTYGQQLEQLAEVMREAPQLVRLFRNPIIRVEHKKGVVTALLDRLEIAGTVRQFCLYLADRERLANFLEIQEYFSKLLDANEGILRGRLVTAIDLTKTKQDQITKKLEKQLKGQLVLDYETDTSILGGLVLKVGDRVYDASLRAQLDQMRETIKRGE, from the coding sequence TTGAGGGAACAAGTCATTGCCAAAAGATATGCGCGGGCGCTGTTCGCAATCGGCCAGGAGCAGGGCGGCGAGGAGCTGAAGACATACGGTCAGCAGCTGGAGCAGCTGGCCGAGGTGATGCGCGAGGCCCCTCAGCTGGTCCGCCTCTTTCGAAACCCCATCATCCGGGTTGAGCACAAAAAAGGAGTGGTCACCGCGCTGCTGGACAGGCTGGAGATAGCCGGAACCGTTCGGCAGTTCTGCCTGTATCTGGCAGACCGGGAAAGGCTGGCCAACTTTTTGGAAATCCAAGAATATTTCAGCAAGCTGCTGGATGCCAATGAAGGGATCCTCCGCGGACGCCTGGTAACGGCCATTGATTTGACCAAAACCAAGCAGGATCAGATCACGAAGAAGCTGGAGAAGCAGCTCAAGGGCCAATTGGTCCTGGACTACGAGACCGACACCTCGATCCTTGGTGGGTTGGTCCTGAAGGTAGGGGACAGGGTGTATGATGCGAGCTTGCGGGCGCAGCTGGATCAGATGCGGGAAACCATCAAAAGAGGTGAGTAA
- the glmU gene encoding bifunctional UDP-N-acetylglucosamine diphosphorylase/glucosamine-1-phosphate N-acetyltransferase GlmU — MHTIREADNGAGVTGAVVLAAGKGTRMKTEQPKVVHELLRLPMLWYVHRALGAVVDIDRQWTVVGYGRERVRQACIGYGGHFVHQKRQLGTGHAVAAAWPDVRRAGCEWCLVVNGDAPLIRAEALSGLVQSCRENSASLGFLSIELDEPDGYGRVIRRTDGTVRAVVEDKDLSPAQRESGLNEVNAGVYCLHVPSMEPYLNQLSQNNAQGEYYITELVDLGVNNGELVVASNAGRDSSLLGVNSPAELVACESLLQKRINSELLNSGVVLRNSDQVRISPLAGIQPGAEITGPSEIYGASTVASQAWISSHTWLQDAHIGPKARVLEFSHLEQARVEAGCQVGPYARLRPGTELKAGAKVGNFVELKKAVLDQGAKANHLSYIGDAHVGAEANIGAGTITCNYDGKAKHQTVIGPKAFIGSNTALVAPVRIGKESLVGAGSTISKDVPDNTLAVTRAAQRHVPRRKLRGGDEEN; from the coding sequence ATGCATACCATACGAGAAGCAGACAACGGCGCCGGAGTGACAGGAGCCGTGGTTCTGGCCGCCGGAAAGGGAACCCGGATGAAGACCGAGCAACCCAAGGTGGTGCACGAGCTGCTGCGCCTGCCCATGCTCTGGTATGTCCATCGGGCCCTCGGGGCGGTGGTGGACATTGACCGGCAGTGGACGGTGGTCGGCTATGGCCGGGAGCGGGTGCGCCAAGCCTGCATCGGCTATGGCGGACATTTTGTGCATCAAAAACGCCAACTGGGGACCGGGCATGCCGTTGCAGCAGCCTGGCCGGACGTCCGCCGGGCCGGCTGCGAGTGGTGCCTGGTGGTCAACGGGGACGCGCCGTTGATCCGGGCCGAAGCGTTGAGCGGGCTGGTGCAGAGCTGCCGGGAGAATTCGGCCTCCCTGGGATTTTTGAGCATTGAGCTGGACGAGCCGGATGGGTACGGCCGGGTCATCCGCCGAACCGATGGAACGGTGCGCGCTGTTGTGGAAGACAAGGATTTGTCACCGGCCCAGCGGGAGAGTGGGCTGAATGAGGTCAATGCCGGGGTCTACTGTCTGCATGTCCCCAGCATGGAGCCGTATCTGAATCAGTTGAGCCAGAACAATGCCCAGGGCGAGTACTATATTACCGAGCTCGTCGATTTGGGAGTGAACAACGGTGAGCTGGTGGTGGCCTCCAACGCGGGGCGGGACAGCAGCCTGCTGGGAGTGAACAGCCCGGCAGAGCTGGTTGCCTGCGAGTCTCTGCTTCAGAAACGGATCAACTCCGAGCTGCTGAACTCCGGGGTTGTCCTGCGCAATTCGGATCAGGTCCGGATATCCCCCCTGGCCGGGATTCAGCCTGGGGCGGAGATCACAGGGCCGTCCGAAATCTATGGAGCGAGCACAGTTGCTTCCCAGGCCTGGATAAGCTCCCATACCTGGCTGCAGGATGCTCATATAGGCCCCAAGGCCCGGGTCCTGGAGTTTTCCCACCTGGAACAGGCCAGGGTGGAGGCCGGATGCCAGGTCGGTCCATACGCACGATTGCGGCCGGGGACAGAGCTGAAGGCCGGGGCCAAGGTGGGCAATTTTGTGGAACTGAAAAAGGCTGTTCTGGACCAGGGGGCCAAGGCCAATCATCTCTCCTACATCGGGGATGCGCATGTGGGTGCCGAGGCCAATATCGGAGCCGGAACTATAACCTGCAACTACGACGGTAAAGCAAAGCACCAGACCGTGATCGGTCCCAAGGCCTTTATCGGGAGCAATACGGCCTTGGTTGCGCCGGTGCGCATAGGGAAAGAAAGCCTGGTGGGCGCAGGATCCACAATCAGCAAGGATGTGCCGGACAACACGCTGGCCGTTACCAGGGCCGCGCAGAGGCATGTGCCCCGAAGAAAACTCAGGGGCGGTGACGAGGAAAATTAG
- a CDS encoding F0F1 ATP synthase subunit gamma has product MPSLKEVQNKIASVKKTKQITRAMNMVASAKLRKAQDRIERFRPYAEKFYEMLGEMSGGVEASAHPLLEHRDTVNTVGILLMTSDRGLCGGFNTNLIQKSLRIAREKAAEGKTVVFYCVGKKARNQIRKREFDVVMSRTDCMDGFDFSLANDLGTELISSYVNQDVDEVHLVYGEFLSVAKQEPKALQLLPVVQSEVQEETEESGATAQYMYEPSVDGILAELLPRFIKVQVYRGLLETSASEHAARMTAMDNASSNCDDMISNLTLAYNKARQAAITAELLDIVGGAEALK; this is encoded by the coding sequence ATGCCTTCACTGAAGGAAGTTCAAAACAAGATCGCCTCGGTCAAAAAGACCAAGCAGATCACCAGGGCCATGAACATGGTGGCCTCGGCCAAGCTGCGCAAGGCCCAGGACCGCATTGAACGATTCCGCCCCTATGCAGAAAAGTTTTACGAGATGCTGGGGGAAATGTCCGGGGGGGTGGAGGCGTCCGCGCATCCCCTGCTAGAACATCGGGATACGGTCAATACCGTCGGCATACTGCTCATGACCTCGGACCGGGGCCTGTGCGGGGGGTTTAATACCAATCTGATCCAGAAATCCCTGCGTATCGCCCGGGAGAAGGCCGCAGAAGGCAAGACGGTCGTCTTCTACTGCGTGGGCAAGAAGGCCCGGAATCAGATTCGCAAGCGGGAGTTCGATGTGGTTATGTCCCGCACGGACTGCATGGACGGCTTCGACTTCAGTTTGGCCAATGATCTAGGGACCGAGCTGATCAGCTCCTACGTCAATCAGGACGTGGACGAGGTGCATCTGGTGTACGGCGAGTTCCTGAGTGTGGCCAAACAGGAGCCCAAGGCCCTGCAGCTCTTGCCAGTGGTCCAGAGCGAGGTGCAGGAAGAGACAGAGGAAAGCGGAGCAACGGCCCAGTATATGTACGAGCCGTCGGTGGACGGCATCCTGGCCGAGCTTTTGCCGCGGTTTATCAAGGTGCAAGTCTATCGAGGACTGCTGGAGACCTCAGCAAGTGAGCACGCAGCCCGGATGACGGCAATGGATAATGCAAGCAGCAATTGCGACGATATGATTTCCAACTTGACGTTGGCCTACAATAAGGCCAGGCAGGCTGCGATCACTGCCGAGCTCTTGGATATCGTCGGCGGCGCTGAGGCACTCAAATGA
- a CDS encoding F0F1 ATP synthase subunit epsilon, with protein MASTIRLEIVTPDKLVLSQDVEYVGVPGLMGQFGVLKNHIPFLSALAIGSLYYRTEGKLHYVFLSGGFADVTQDKLTILAESAERAEEIDVVRAKKAKERAEQRLQQERDKINAARAEAALRRAMHRITTREKES; from the coding sequence ATGGCCAGTACAATACGCTTGGAGATAGTAACCCCGGATAAGCTGGTTCTGAGCCAAGACGTCGAATACGTCGGCGTTCCAGGCTTGATGGGCCAGTTCGGGGTCTTGAAGAATCACATCCCGTTTCTTTCAGCCTTGGCCATCGGGTCGTTGTATTACAGGACGGAAGGCAAGCTGCACTATGTGTTCCTGTCCGGCGGCTTTGCCGATGTGACCCAGGACAAACTGACCATCCTGGCTGAGAGTGCGGAACGGGCGGAGGAAATTGATGTCGTCCGGGCCAAGAAAGCCAAGGAGCGGGCTGAGCAGCGCCTGCAGCAGGAGCGGGACAAGATCAATGCCGCCCGGGCCGAGGCTGCCTTGAGACGGGCGATGCACAGGATCACAACCAGGGAAAAAGAAAGCTGA
- the atpA gene encoding F0F1 ATP synthase subunit alpha, producing the protein MQIKADEISQIIEDQIKNYEQKMEMTETGVVLSVGDGIAKVYGVENCMSMELLEFPGGVYGLALNLEEDSVGVALLGEDTHINEGDTVKRTGTVFSVPVGDAVAGRVVNPVGTPLDGMGPISSQDTRLVEVKAPGIIARQPVKESMHTGLKAIDAMTPIGRGQRELIIGDRQIGKTAIAVDSILAQKDTDVHCFYVAIGQKKSTVALVADVLRQHGAMEYTTIISATAADPAPLQFIAPYAGCTMAEHFRDNGKHALIIYDDLSKQAVAYRQMSLLLRRPPGREAFPGDIFYLHSRLLERAAKFSDEYGGGSLTALPIIETQAGDVSAYIPTNVISITDGQVYLEPDLFNAGFRPAINVGLSVSRVGGSAQIKAMKQVAGTLRLDLAQYRELAAFAQFGSDLDKATQERLERGKRMMELLKQDQYQPMPVEEQVAVLHAGTKGFMDAIAVDDIKRFEGEYLEFLRASKSDLLAGIKEKKALDDDLEGRLQSAVEEFKKSFQA; encoded by the coding sequence ATGCAAATCAAAGCTGACGAAATAAGCCAAATCATTGAAGATCAGATTAAAAACTACGAACAAAAAATGGAGATGACCGAGACCGGTGTTGTCCTGTCTGTGGGAGACGGGATCGCCAAGGTCTACGGGGTGGAAAACTGCATGTCCATGGAGCTGCTGGAGTTCCCCGGCGGGGTCTATGGTCTGGCCTTGAACCTGGAAGAGGACAGCGTGGGCGTAGCCCTTTTGGGCGAAGACACGCACATCAACGAGGGAGACACGGTCAAGCGGACTGGAACAGTCTTTTCCGTTCCGGTCGGGGATGCAGTCGCCGGTCGAGTTGTGAATCCGGTGGGGACACCGCTGGACGGCATGGGGCCGATCTCCTCTCAGGACACCAGGCTGGTGGAGGTCAAGGCTCCGGGGATCATCGCCCGACAGCCGGTGAAGGAGTCCATGCACACAGGTCTCAAGGCTATTGACGCCATGACTCCCATAGGCCGCGGACAGCGTGAGCTGATCATCGGAGACCGTCAGATCGGCAAAACGGCCATTGCCGTTGACTCTATCCTGGCTCAGAAAGATACAGACGTGCACTGCTTTTACGTGGCCATCGGGCAAAAGAAGTCCACAGTGGCCCTGGTGGCCGACGTCCTTCGCCAGCACGGAGCCATGGAGTATACAACCATCATTTCTGCCACGGCCGCCGATCCTGCTCCTTTGCAGTTCATCGCCCCCTATGCCGGGTGCACCATGGCCGAGCACTTCCGGGACAACGGCAAGCATGCCCTGATCATCTACGACGACCTGTCCAAACAGGCCGTCGCCTATCGCCAGATGTCTCTGCTCCTGCGCCGTCCCCCCGGACGTGAGGCCTTCCCCGGGGACATTTTCTACCTCCATTCCCGTCTTTTGGAACGGGCGGCCAAGTTCAGCGACGAGTACGGCGGCGGATCCCTGACCGCGTTGCCTATTATCGAGACTCAGGCCGGAGACGTCTCCGCCTACATCCCGACCAACGTGATCTCCATCACCGACGGCCAGGTCTATCTGGAGCCGGACCTGTTCAACGCCGGATTCCGGCCGGCCATTAACGTGGGACTCTCCGTATCCCGGGTGGGCGGCAGCGCCCAGATCAAGGCCATGAAGCAGGTGGCCGGAACCCTGCGTCTGGATCTGGCCCAGTACAGGGAGTTGGCCGCATTCGCCCAGTTCGGATCCGACCTGGATAAGGCCACTCAGGAAAGGCTGGAGCGCGGGAAACGGATGATGGAACTTTTGAAACAGGATCAGTACCAGCCCATGCCGGTGGAAGAGCAGGTGGCCGTGCTTCATGCCGGAACCAAGGGCTTTATGGATGCAATCGCCGTGGATGACATCAAGCGGTTCGAGGGCGAGTATCTGGAGTTCCTGCGGGCCAGCAAGAGTGATCTCCTGGCCGGCATTAAGGAAAAGAAAGCGCTGGACGACGACCTGGAAGGCAGACTGCAATCAGCCGTGGAAGAGTTCAAGAAGTCTTTTCAGGCCTAG
- the atpF gene encoding F0F1 ATP synthase subunit B — protein sequence MWRVLNLVLFVGIIYKLAGKRIKEFFSGRKDSIRNELQELENRKANAAKELQRVEDSIAGLEQERQAILDEAQKQGEAARQAILAKANEDAEKIQEQARLKAEQEAQFMLDNLRAEMADKIIESAEKMLSDKLTKKEQEKLVDKYLTKVVLN from the coding sequence ATGTGGCGGGTCCTGAACCTGGTCTTGTTTGTGGGCATTATCTACAAGCTGGCCGGCAAGCGGATCAAGGAGTTCTTTTCCGGACGGAAAGACTCCATCCGCAACGAGCTTCAGGAGCTGGAAAACCGCAAGGCCAATGCCGCCAAGGAGCTGCAACGGGTGGAAGACAGCATTGCCGGCCTGGAGCAGGAACGGCAGGCCATTTTGGACGAGGCCCAAAAGCAGGGCGAGGCGGCCCGGCAGGCCATCCTGGCCAAGGCCAATGAGGATGCGGAAAAGATTCAGGAGCAGGCCAGGCTGAAGGCTGAACAGGAAGCACAGTTCATGCTGGACAACCTGCGGGCCGAGATGGCGGATAAGATCATCGAATCCGCGGAAAAGATGCTTTCCGACAAGCTGACCAAGAAAGAACAGGAGAAGCTCGTTGACAAATATCTAACAAAGGTGGTGCTCAATTGA